One window from the genome of Cucumis melo cultivar AY chromosome 12, USDA_Cmelo_AY_1.0, whole genome shotgun sequence encodes:
- the LOC103497208 gene encoding 40S ribosomal protein S15a-1 isoform X1, with translation MVRVSVLNDALKSMYNAEKRGKRQVMIRPSSKVIIKFLLVMQKHGYIGEFEFVDDHRSGKIVVELNGRLNKCGVISPRFDVGVKEIEGWTARLLPSRQFGFIVLTTSAGIMDHEEARRKNVGGKVLGFFY, from the exons ATGGTGAGAGTTAGTGTTTTGAACGATGCTCTTAAGAGCATGTACAATGCAGAGAAGAGGGGCAAACGACAGGTCATGATCAGGCCCTCTTCTAAAGTCATCATCAAGTTTCTTCTGGTTATGCAGAAGCACG GTTATATTGGTGAATTTGAGTTTGTCGATGATCATAGATCTGGAAAAATTGTTGTTGAACTCAACGGCAGGCTGAACAAATGTGGGGTTATTAGTCCTCGTTTTGATGTGGGTGTTAAGGAAATTGAAGGTTGGACTGCTAGGTTGCTCCCTTCCAGACAG TTTGGATTTATTGTGCTGACAACATCTGCTGGAATTATGGATCATGAAGAAGCAAGAAGGAAGAATGTTGGAGGCAAAGTTCTTGGTTTCTTCTACTGA
- the LOC103497208 gene encoding 40S ribosomal protein S15a-1 isoform X2: MVRVSVLNDALKSMYNAEKRGKRQVMIRPSSKVIIKFLLVMQKHGYIGEFEFVDDHRSGKIVVELNGRLNKCGVISPRFDVGVKEIEGWTARLLPSRQVIWIYCADNICWNYGS, encoded by the exons ATGGTGAGAGTTAGTGTTTTGAACGATGCTCTTAAGAGCATGTACAATGCAGAGAAGAGGGGCAAACGACAGGTCATGATCAGGCCCTCTTCTAAAGTCATCATCAAGTTTCTTCTGGTTATGCAGAAGCACG GTTATATTGGTGAATTTGAGTTTGTCGATGATCATAGATCTGGAAAAATTGTTGTTGAACTCAACGGCAGGCTGAACAAATGTGGGGTTATTAGTCCTCGTTTTGATGTGGGTGTTAAGGAAATTGAAGGTTGGACTGCTAGGTTGCTCCCTTCCAGACAGGTTA TTTGGATTTATTGTGCTGACAACATCTGCTGGAATTATGGATCATGA
- the LOC103497209 gene encoding uncharacterized protein LOC103497209, producing the protein MANRLGSELFISRLSSYTTIERLKSLFSPFGSISQARLIRDPETQRPKGFGFVTFQSPVEAKKALQAMDGRIVDGRLIFVEFAKTRKHGVDPTSS; encoded by the exons ATGGCTAACAGACTTGGCTCGGAGCTGTTCATCAGCA GACTATCATCATACACAACGATCGAACGACTTAAGAGTCTGTTTTCACCCTTCGGTTCAATCTCTCAAG CTCGGCTAATTCGTGATCCGGAAACCCAGAGGCCCAAAGGGTTTGGTTTTGTCACATTTCAATCCCCAGTTGAGGCGAAGAAGGCTCTTCAAGCCATGGATGGCCGG ATTGTTGATGGAAGATTGATTTTCGTTGAATTTGCAAAGACTAGGAAACATGGGGTAGATCCTACATCTAGTTAA